CAATTTGACAGACTTGCCTCACGAAGTTGTGTGTGAtccattgtatttttaaaagaacatattGATCAAGAGCCCATAATACAACAGTAACCACTCCTGCCTTCCAAGCTAAGTGTTCCCTTTTAGTTTGGGGTTTTCTTAGTCTTTTCCCTTGGGCATTGTCATACAATCCAACATAAGTCAtattacaataaggttttttttctctatttttattctatcagAGTAAAATGAACAATGCAGACAAATGAAACCATTGTGACTGAATTCATCCTTGTTGGATTCACGGACCACCAAGACCTTCAGattcccctcttcttcttctttctgctCATCTATCTTATCACTCTGGTGGGAAACATTGGAATAATTATACTAACCAGAACTGATGCTAGATTTCACACcccaatgtatttttttcttaggAATCTCTCTATTGTAGATATTGGTTATTCTACCACCATTGCTCCTAAATTGTTGACAACCTTGGTGATTGAACATTCAACCATTTCCTTCACAGGATGTGCCATGCAATTCTTCTTTTTTGCCACTTTTGTGACCACTGAAGCTTGCATTCTGGCTGTGATGGCATATGATCGCTTCATAGCAATATGTTACCCTTTGCAGTATTTTGTTGTCATGTCCAAAAAACTTTGTATCATCTTAGTCACAGCTGTGTATACTTGTGGCTTTGTAAATTCAACAGCGCACACAATAGTTATCTTTAGCTTGAATTTCTGCAACTCAAAAACTATTAATCATTTCTTCTGTGATGTTCCTCCACTTCTTTCATTGTCCTGTTCAGATACTCACCTTGTTCACTTTGTGAATTTCATTTTATCTACTTTCTTTGGAGGGACAACTTTTCTGACTGTTTTGATCTCCTACATTGCCATTGTTATTGCCATCCTGAAGATCAGCTCTGCCCAGGGAAGATACAAAGCCTTCTCCACCTGTGCCTCCCATCTGACCACTGTGACCATTTTCTTTGGAACCATAATCTTCATGTATGTAGGACCTGGTTCCAATTTCTCATTagataaaaacaaaattatatcAATCTTTTATACTCTCATCATCTCCTCACTTAATCCATTCATCTATAGTCTGCGGAACAGGGACGTGAAGGATGCAATTAGCAGAATCCTAAACAAGATAACATTGCTgaaataaaaatagtttaaatattgcttctttgtatttaaaaaagaaagccatAGTTGAATTTCTCTGTGGAAAATGCTGTTGACTGCTTGATAGTATTTTGAGCAGGTAAGAAAAGAGCTGAAATTGCATCTAAGGtaccaaactttttttttttaatgatgtgtTTTTACATAGACCCAAAAGAtgaataattgtttttattaatcaaaacaaataaaattatttgtgATGTTTTTTCCTTTGTAAATGGGTGTATAGCATAGACAGGAGAATGTGTCAAAGTCAACCATTTGATTGTAAGACAAAGTTTCAATGGAATCTGCATTTCCATGTAATTCAAATGGATATTTCCTTGTTTATTTGACACTGAAGTGGATGAAGATGATAGAATGTCTATGTCAATTAATTGATAAAGTGCAATATGTATTTCAGTTTTGTTAAATTATTGTCAGTTAAACTGTTTCAGTCAATTTTACAACATTCTTTGAAAATATGGTACTTTATAATAAAAATGGGAAAAGATTATCAAACAATATTAATTAcaaaggagaaaaatatttttaagattCTTTGAATtaaaaagtggataaagaaatcAAAATATGTTGCTGATTGAGATCACAATAGATCACCACTAGCAATGGGTATTAACATGACttggaaacttttttttaaactaagTCCCACTTAAAGTCAACCAGAAAGAAAATGCTTCTTTCTATgttatttttcctccctcccctattTTTCTCACCTCAAAATTATTATTCTGAAATTAATTTTTATCACCACGAAGGAGAGATGTAAGCCATAAGGaaagataacagagttggaaataaTCTATTGATATTTGATTTGTCATTATTCCTTCTTTGTTTGGAATTAGGGGATTTGCAGTATGATGATGAGTACAAATATCAAGTAATAAATTATTGTTCCTTGCTCAAAACTATCCAGCTTTTTGATATAAGCTCAGTGTTAAAATGTAGCTAAAATATTTTGATTATATTTTGAAATGTCAGTAAAAGAAAGTATGGGCACTGTGGTAGATTTTAATGTTtctggattattttatttttattttatttatttattttgtcaataatactgtatttaaatacatgATACTGGCAAAAGACTAAtacttgaaagaaagaaaaaagaaaagcattagaagtaataatattcatatatatgcaagaagtaaaaataaagaaacagcaAGAACAGGGGACAGAGGCGTCCCGGTCAGTCCCGGCCAGTCCCAGCCGGGAGCCACTAGtgagaagaaatcctccaggaaggacacCAGGTCATCGGGAAGCACGGCGCTCCCCTGTCGCCCATGTTGTCCAGTTGCCAGAGTCtctctgctctccttcctggaggatttcttcccgctggtggctCCCGGCCAGGACTGACCACTGCCATGCCTTGCAGGACCCAGACCTGCGCCCACCAGTTGGCCACATTGGCAGCAGCAATAGAGATGCCCCACACCTGCC
This genomic window from Erythrolamprus reginae isolate rEryReg1 chromosome 1, rEryReg1.hap1, whole genome shotgun sequence contains:
- the LOC139153532 gene encoding olfactory receptor 5AR1-like, with protein sequence MQTNETIVTEFILVGFTDHQDLQIPLFFFFLLIYLITLVGNIGIIILTRTDARFHTPMYFFLRNLSIVDIGYSTTIAPKLLTTLVIEHSTISFTGCAMQFFFFATFVTTEACILAVMAYDRFIAICYPLQYFVVMSKKLCIILVTAVYTCGFVNSTAHTIVIFSLNFCNSKTINHFFCDVPPLLSLSCSDTHLVHFVNFILSTFFGGTTFLTVLISYIAIVIAILKISSAQGRYKAFSTCASHLTTVTIFFGTIIFMYVGPGSNFSLDKNKIISIFYTLIISSLNPFIYSLRNRDVKDAISRILNKITLLK